The Gemmata palustris genome includes a region encoding these proteins:
- a CDS encoding c-type cytochrome domain-containing protein, whose translation MRLCTFLALALITHHSSLATPAARADEKKADDAKVTFDGQVRPILAKRCGKCHSAERPRGELDLSNFAAVMLGGVSGRAVVEGKPDVSPLYTMTAHLEDPKMPPNSPKIPQTEIDTLRKWIEGGLLEKAGGAASTTVTPTPAPKNLDGLGKVAVLSRLTPVTALAVSPSASLVAVPGKRQVLLYELPTGKALGALAFPEGEVHVLRFSRDGKVLLAAGGVGGQSGAVVGYEVGSWKRQFAVADENEAVLAADISADKTRIVFGGPNRIVKVVSVPDGKIVHTFRKPTDWVLSVGFSPEGLLVAAGDRFGGLYVWETKSGKEFYTLRGHTKGVTGIAWRADSDALATSSEDHTVRVWNMHAGTEAAKWEAHDGGATDIAFHFSGAIATTGRDGRVKLWDEKGKRAAEFGPADDAGLKVAFTADAKTVLSGDWSGAVRTWPVAGGTGVKLALPLETKLAPLAAIPVPTPNLPVAAVRPAAPVALPTALAALQAELARKRIALKAVEDAAEKLKDEAARSPKNAALAKAYLQLCEAALAMKAEVVEAEAAITAAGSAEGKK comes from the coding sequence ATGCGCCTGTGTACGTTCTTGGCACTTGCACTCATCACTCATCACTCGTCACTCGCGACTCCAGCAGCGCGTGCGGATGAGAAGAAGGCCGACGATGCGAAGGTCACGTTTGATGGCCAGGTGCGCCCGATCCTCGCGAAGCGGTGCGGGAAGTGCCACAGCGCGGAGCGCCCCCGCGGTGAACTCGATCTTTCTAACTTCGCGGCCGTGATGCTTGGCGGGGTGTCGGGCCGGGCGGTTGTTGAGGGGAAGCCGGACGTCAGCCCGCTCTACACGATGACGGCGCACCTCGAAGACCCGAAGATGCCGCCGAACAGCCCCAAGATCCCTCAAACTGAAATCGACACCCTCCGCAAGTGGATCGAGGGGGGACTTCTCGAGAAGGCGGGCGGAGCGGCTTCAACAACGGTCACGCCAACCCCCGCACCGAAGAACCTCGATGGGCTCGGCAAAGTGGCCGTGTTGTCACGGCTCACGCCCGTCACCGCGCTCGCGGTCAGTCCCAGCGCGTCACTCGTCGCGGTCCCGGGGAAGAGGCAAGTTCTCCTCTACGAACTCCCCACCGGCAAAGCGCTCGGAGCGCTCGCGTTCCCAGAAGGCGAGGTTCACGTTCTCCGGTTCTCACGCGACGGCAAAGTGCTGCTCGCTGCGGGCGGCGTCGGCGGACAGTCCGGGGCCGTCGTCGGGTACGAAGTCGGTTCGTGGAAACGGCAATTCGCGGTTGCCGACGAGAACGAAGCGGTCCTCGCGGCCGACATTTCTGCAGACAAGACCCGCATCGTGTTCGGCGGCCCCAACCGCATCGTGAAGGTGGTTTCCGTACCCGACGGCAAGATCGTTCACACGTTTCGCAAGCCGACGGACTGGGTGCTGTCGGTCGGGTTCAGCCCGGAGGGGTTGCTCGTCGCGGCCGGTGACCGGTTCGGCGGACTCTACGTGTGGGAAACGAAATCCGGCAAGGAGTTTTACACGCTCCGCGGGCACACGAAGGGTGTGACGGGCATCGCGTGGCGCGCGGACTCGGACGCGCTCGCAACGAGCAGCGAAGATCACACGGTGCGCGTGTGGAACATGCACGCGGGAACCGAAGCTGCGAAGTGGGAGGCGCACGACGGAGGGGCGACGGACATCGCGTTCCATTTCTCTGGCGCGATTGCTACCACGGGGCGCGACGGGCGCGTGAAGCTGTGGGACGAGAAGGGGAAGCGCGCGGCCGAATTCGGCCCCGCGGACGACGCGGGGCTAAAAGTCGCGTTCACTGCGGATGCGAAGACGGTCCTTTCCGGCGACTGGTCCGGCGCGGTTCGGACATGGCCGGTCGCGGGCGGAACCGGGGTGAAACTCGCTCTGCCACTCGAAACGAAGCTCGCACCGCTGGCGGCGATCCCCGTACCGACACCGAACCTGCCCGTCGCGGCCGTTCGACCCGCTGCTCCGGTCGCGCTACCGACCGCGCTCGCGGCTCTCCAGGCGGAACTGGCCCGCAAGCGAATTGCACTGAAGGCCGTGGAGGATGCAGCGGAAAAACTCAAAGACGAAGCCGCTCGCAGCCCGAAGAACGCGGCGCTCGCAAAGGCCTACCTGCAACTGTGCGAAGCCGCGCTCGCGATGAAGGCCGAAGTGGTCGAAGCAGAAGCAGCAATTACTGCGGCCGGAAGCGCGGAGGGTAAAAAGTGA